Proteins co-encoded in one Actinomadura luteofluorescens genomic window:
- a CDS encoding dihydrolipoamide acetyltransferase family protein produces the protein MSQPKLFKLPDVGEGLTEAEIVKWHVQPGDTVEVNQTIVEIETAKAIVELPCPFEGVVTELLVTEGQTVDVGVPIIAVGPGGEGGVATPVSEPPAQAAALREEGVPTVNEPGMVSPQEPPKRTPVLVGYGVKEGTTKRRPRKSANGAGPAASTASAAPAAPAPAPAPAPQVPPAPRPSPSGNGLPLAKPPVRKLAKDLGVDLASITGSGPQGSITREDVLTAQAGAEAPVAPVQAGPREERIPVKGVRKATAAAVSGSAFTAPHVTEFLQVDVTRTMETVKRLRELPEFADVKVSPLLLVARALLTAVARNPMVNSTWAEGPDGAEIVVKRYVNLGIAAATERGLIVPKVKDAHELDLPGLAHALNELAAKARAGKASPADLSGGTITITNVGVFGVDAGTPILTPGEAAILAFGQVRDMPWVHEGELAIRKVTTLALSFDHRMVDGELGSRVLRDVGDMLEDPIRMLAWSR, from the coding sequence GTGAGCCAGCCGAAACTGTTCAAACTGCCGGACGTGGGCGAGGGCCTGACCGAGGCCGAGATCGTCAAGTGGCACGTCCAGCCCGGCGACACCGTCGAGGTGAACCAGACCATCGTCGAGATCGAGACGGCGAAGGCGATCGTGGAGCTGCCCTGCCCGTTCGAGGGCGTGGTGACCGAGCTGCTGGTCACCGAGGGGCAGACCGTGGACGTCGGCGTCCCGATCATCGCGGTGGGCCCCGGCGGCGAGGGCGGCGTGGCGACGCCGGTGTCCGAGCCCCCGGCGCAGGCGGCCGCGCTCCGGGAGGAGGGCGTCCCGACCGTCAACGAGCCGGGCATGGTGTCGCCGCAGGAGCCGCCGAAACGCACGCCCGTCCTGGTCGGCTACGGCGTCAAGGAGGGGACGACCAAGCGCCGTCCTCGCAAGTCCGCCAACGGCGCGGGCCCAGCGGCGTCCACGGCGTCCGCGGCTCCGGCCGCGCCCGCCCCCGCGCCCGCGCCCGCCCCGCAGGTGCCGCCCGCGCCCCGTCCGAGCCCCTCCGGGAACGGGTTGCCGCTGGCCAAGCCGCCCGTCCGGAAGCTGGCCAAGGATCTCGGAGTGGACCTCGCGTCCATCACGGGGTCGGGCCCGCAGGGATCGATCACGCGGGAGGACGTCCTCACCGCGCAGGCCGGGGCCGAGGCTCCCGTCGCGCCCGTCCAGGCGGGCCCGCGCGAGGAGCGGATCCCCGTCAAGGGCGTCCGCAAGGCGACCGCCGCAGCGGTGTCCGGTTCGGCGTTCACCGCCCCGCACGTCACCGAGTTCCTCCAGGTGGACGTGACGCGGACGATGGAGACCGTGAAACGGCTCCGCGAGCTGCCCGAGTTCGCGGACGTGAAGGTGTCGCCGCTACTGCTCGTGGCGCGCGCGCTGCTCACCGCGGTGGCGCGCAACCCGATGGTGAACTCCACGTGGGCGGAAGGCCCCGACGGCGCGGAAATCGTCGTCAAGCGCTACGTGAACCTGGGGATCGCCGCGGCGACCGAGCGCGGCCTCATCGTCCCCAAGGTGAAGGACGCGCACGAGCTCGACCTGCCGGGCCTCGCTCACGCCCTGAACGAGCTGGCGGCGAAGGCCCGCGCGGGCAAGGCGTCCCCCGCCGACCTCTCCGGCGGAACGATCACGATCACGAACGTCGGCGTGTTCGGGGTGGACGCCGGGACTCCGATCCTCACCCCGGGCGAAGCCGCGATCCTGGCGTTCGGCCAGGTCCGGGACATGCCGTGGGTGCACGAGGGCGAACTCGCGATCCGCAAGGTGACCACGCTGGCGCTCTCGTTCGACCACCGCATGGTGGACGGCGAACTGGGCTCCCGCGTCCTGCGCGACGTCGGGGACATGCTCGAAGACCCGATCCGCATGCTCGCCTGGAGCCGCTGA